One region of Trichoderma breve strain T069 chromosome 7 map unlocalized scaffold00007, whole genome shotgun sequence genomic DNA includes:
- a CDS encoding amino acid permease domain-containing protein — translation MAPPRDIELNPFGNYKIKEESLTHGSSYSMREPNYDDVKEPRMDRFINSFRRDPNSKFFPSRDLDDIGPLESVRRHNNGSPFYDLRRAALATAHSNGLSRKLKGRHLQMIAIGGSIGTGLFVASGKALAAGGPASLLLAFSIVGGMLYCTCQALGELAVIYPLAGSFSSWATRFLDPSWGFALGWNYAMQWLTILPLEIIAASLTIGFWDSHLTRAIFVTVFIVCIITINMFGVKGYGEAEFTFSLIKIVAVIGFILLGIVLNLGGTPTSGYIGGKYWDNPGAFHNGFKGLCSVFVTAAFAFTGTELIGLAAAETANPRKSLPTAIKQVFWRISLFYIVALTLVGLLVPYNDPDLMGSSNADAHASPFVIAIESAGIDVLPSVMNAVILVAVLSVGNSAVFGSSRTLAALANLGQAPEILGYVDQRGRPLVAIMVAGAFGLLAYLADLKQQNSVLDWLLAISGLSSIFTWGSICLCHIRFRRTWHARGHVPSDLPFQSQVGVIGSYVGLALNISVLAAQFWVGAFPIPSHGKTGTPASQAENFFLKWMGAPIVLIFFLGHKIYYRTSYVKIKDMDIDTGRRDFNVPILVQQEKEEWETWPKWKRFYKWLC, via the exons ATGGCGCCGCCGCGAGACATTGAGCTCAACCCGTTTGGCAActacaagatcaaggaggagtCGCTGACTCACGGAAGCTCCTACAGCATGCGGGAGCCAAACTACGACGATGTCAAGGAGCCGCGGATGGACCGCTtcatcaacagcttcagACGCGATCCGAATTCAAAGTTCTTCCCCAGCAGAGACCTCGACGACATTGGCCCGCTCGAGAGCGTCAGGAGACACAACAATGGCTCGCCGTTTTACGACTTGCGCAGGGCTGCGCTGGCGACGGCGCATTCTAATGGACTGTCGAGGAAGCTCAAGGGCCGCCATTTGCAGATGATTGCTATAGGGGGCTCTATAG GTACTGGTTTATTCGTGGCATCCGGCAAAGCGCTGGCCGCGGGTGGTCCGGCGTCTCTATTGCTGGCCTTTTCCATCGTCGGCGGAATGCTGTACTGCACATGTCAGGCGCTGGGTGAACTCGCAGTCATCTATCCTCTTGCTGGTTCATTCTCTTCATGGGCTACCCGTTTCCTTGACCCCTCTTGGGGATTTGCTTTGGGCTGGAA CTACGCCATGCAGTGGCTGACGATCCTGCCCTTGGAGATCATTGCAGCATCTCTAACCATTGGCTTCTGGGATAGCCATCTCACTAGGGCCATTTTCGTCACCGTATTCATCGtctgcatcatcaccattaACATGTTTGGCGTAAAAGGCTATGGTGAAGCCGAGTTTACGTTTTCCCTCATCAAGATTGTTGCCGTCATTGGCTTCAT CCTCCTCGGTATCGTTTTAAACCTCGGCGGGACTCCGACAAGCGGATACATCGGCGGCAAGTATTGGGACAATCCCGGCGCTTTCCACAACGGCTTCAAGGGTCTCTGCAGTGTCTTCGTCACGGCGGCGTTTGCTTTTACCGGGACCGAGCTCATCGGATTGGCGGCGGCCGAAACGGCAAACCCGAGAAAGTCGCTCCCGACAGCCATCAAGCAGGTGTTTTGGCGCATCAGCCTCTTTTACATTGTCGCCCTGACGCTGGTTGGCCTGCTCGTGCCGTACAATGACCCAGACCTGATGGGCTCCAGCAACGCGGACGCCCACGCCTCGCCCTTCGTCATTGCCATCGAGTCGGCCGGCATCGACGTTCTCCCATCGGTGATGAACgccgtcatcctcgtcgccgtCTTGTCCGTCGGCAACTCGGCCGTCTTCGGTTCCTCGCGAACcctcgccgccctcgccaATCTTGGCCAGGCCCCTGAAATCCTCGGCTACGTCGACCAGCGGGGACGACCCCTTGTTGCCATCATGGTGGCTGGCGCTTTCGGCCTGCTGGCCTACCTCGCCGATCTGAAGCAGCAAAACTCGGTCCTCGACTGGCTCCTGGCCATCTCGGGCCtttcatccatcttcacctggggctccatctgcctctgccACATCCGCTTCCGACGCACCTGGCATGCCCGCGGCCACGTCCCCAGCGACCTCCCTTTCCAGTCCCAGGTCGGCGTCATAGGCTCCTACGTCGGCCTCGCCCTCAACATCAGCGTCCTGGCAGCCCAGTTCTGGGTCGGCGCCTTTCCCATCCCCTCGCATGGCAAGACGGGCACTCCCGCGTCGCAGGCCGAAAACTTCTTTTTGAAATGGATGGGCGCTcccatcgtcctcatcttcttcctgggcCATAAGATCTACTACCGCACGAGCTACGTGAAGATCAAAGACATGGACATTGACACCGGTAGAAGAGACTTTAACGTCCCCATCCTCGTGcagcaggagaaggaagagtGGGAGACTTGGCCCAAGTGGAAGAGGTTCTACAAATGGCTGTGTTAA
- a CDS encoding RNA recognition motif domain-containing protein, which yields MASAAASRGLAPNASLPAKVQPIPPNQTLYVTNLPSAKIQKPDLRTALYMLFSTFGPVLDIVALKTMEMRGQAHIVFRDIQAATQAMRSLDGQTFLGRPMKIQYAKSKSHFVAKLDGTFKIPTTTSGAATVEQTELQQSIFNAPLPGTATEKPTAPAASQAAKNAEDENRGQKRTRDEEEEESEEDVAMEEDSDDE from the exons ATGGcgtcagctgctgcttctcgcGGTCTCGCGCCAAACGCCTCTCTACCCGCCAAAGTGCAACCGATCCCTCCAAATCAGAC TCTATATGTCACGAACCTCCCATCAGCCAAGATACAAAAACCTGACCTGCGAACGGCACTCTACATGCTCTTCTCGACCTTTGGCCCGGTTCTCGACATCGTCGCCCTCAAGACAATGGAAATGCGTGGCCAGGCACACATTGTGTTTCGCGATATCCAGGCAGCAACTCAGGCAATGAGATCATTGGATGGACAGACCTTCTTGGGTCGCCCAATG AAAATCCAATACGCCAAGTCCAAATCGCATTTCGTGGCCAAACTCGACGGCACGTTCAAGATCCCCACGACGACATCCGGCGCCGCCACTGTGGAACAGACCGAACTACAACAGAGCATCTTCAACGCACCGCTACCCGGAACGGCCACCGAGAAACCCACAGCCCCAGCTGCCAGCCAAGCTGCGAAGAATGCGGAAGATGAAAATCGCGGACAGAAGAGGACGcgcgacgaggaggaagaggagagcgaggaggATGTGGCCATGGAGGAGGACAGCGATGACGAATGA
- a CDS encoding dolichyl-phosphate-mannose-protein mannosyltransferase domain-containing protein: MARSPTPQPPSLRQRNVASKQPVSESTFAPEVELDKLSKAAASSRQNIQRGETEHKLALTLVTILGFVTRFWGISHPDEVVFDEVHFGKFASYYLERTYFFDVHPPFAKLLFAFVGWAVGYDGHFHFENIGDSYIANKVPYVAFRALPAFLGALTVSVTYLIMWESGYSVPACLVAAGLILLDNAHIGQTRLILLDATLVLAMACSLLFYIKFYKLRHEAFSRKWWKWLILTGFALSCDISTKYVGLFAFVTIGSAVIIDLWELLDIKRPNGPISLQLFGKHFAARAIGLIILPFLFYLFWFQVHFAVLTRSGPGDDFMSPEFQETLSDNVMLASAVDIQYYDTITIRHKETKAYLHSHPDTYPLRYDDGRISSQGQQVTGYPHNDTNNYWQIIPASNDQKLGRIVRNQELVRLRHIVTDKILLSHDVASPYYPTNQEFTAVSAEEAYGDRQNDTLFEIRIEGGKPNQDFKTVASHFKLIHFPSKVAMWTHTNPLPEWAYRQQEVNGNKQITPSSNVWIAEDIPSLPEDHSRRQKEQRKVKSLPFLRKWFELQRSMFYHNSKLTSSHPYASQPYHWPFLLRGVSFWTQNDTRQQIYFVGNPIGWWLASGLLAVFAGIIGADQVSLRRGIDALDHRTRSRLYNSTGFFWLAWATHYFPFYLMGRQLFLHHYLPAHLASCLVTGSLVEFIFNTDPADEEPSKGKASGPKRHITARERFAGKSMAGAWIACFVILAVAAASWFFFLPLTYGYPGLTVDEVNRRKWLGYDLHFAK; encoded by the exons ATGGCTCGATCTCCAACGCCGCAGCCGCCTAGCTTGCGGCAGCGGAACGTTGCGTCCAAGCAGCCCGTTTCCGAATCTACCTTTGCCCCCGAGGTCGAGCTCGACAAGCTGTCCAAGGCGGCAGCTTCCTCGCGCCAGAACATTCAGAGGGGTGAAACTGAGCACAAGCTTGCTCTGACTCTGGTGACCATTCTCGGCTTCGTCACTCGATTCTGGGGAATCAGCCACCCCGACGAGGTTGTCTTTGACGAAGTCCACTTTGGAAAG TTTGCCTCCTACTACCTTGAGCGAACCTACTTTTTCGATGTCCACCCCCCttttgccaagctgctctttgcctttgttggCTGGGCGGTTGGATATGACGGCCACTTCCACTTCGAAAACATCGGCGACTCCTACATTGCCAACAAGGTGCCCTATGTCGCGTTCCGAGCCTTGCCCGCCTTCCTTGGCGCATTGACTGTGTCTGTCACGTATTTGATCATGTGGGAATCGGGCTATAGTGTACCTGCTTGCCTCGTCGCTGCCGGACTGATCCTTTTGGACAATGCGCACATTGGCCAGACTCGTCTCATTCTCCTTGACGCTACGCTGGTGCTCGCCATGGCCTGCAGTCTCTTGTTCTACATCAAGTTTTACAAGCTGCGACACGAGGCGTTCAGCAGGAAGTGGTGGAAGTGGCTCATCCTGACTGGTTTCGCGCTGTCTTGCGATATCTCGACCAAGTACGTTGGTCTCTTCGCCTTCGTCACCATTGGCTCTGCTGTCATCATTGATCTGTGGGAGCTTTTGGATATCAAGCGGCCCAATGGACCCATCAGCCTTCAGCTGTTTGGAAAGCACTTTGCAGCCCGCGCCATCGGCCTGATTATCTTGCCCTTCCTGTTCTACCTTTTCTGGTTCCAGGTGCATTTTGCTGTCTTGACTCGATCTGGTCCCGGCGACGATTTCATGTCTCCAGAGTTCCAAGAGACTTTGAGCGACAATGTCATGCTGGCAAGCGCTGTTGATATCCAGTACTATGATACCATTACCATCAGACACAAGGAGACCAAGGCGTACCTTCACAGCCACCCCGATACCTACCCTCTGCGATATGATGATGGTCGTATTTCcagccaaggccaacaaGTCACTGGCTATCCCCACAACGACACAAACAACTACTGGCAAATCATCCCTGCCAGCAACGATCAGAAGCTCGGCCGCATTGTAAGGAACCAAGAGTTGGTTCGACTTCGACACATCGTCACGGACAAGATTCTGCTCTCCCACGATGTTGCTTCTCCGTACTACCCCACCAACCAGGAATTCACCGCTGTGTCCGCTGAAGAAGCATATGGTGATCGCCAAAACGACACTCTTTTTGAGATTCGAATTGAGGGAGGCAAGCCCAACCAGGACTTCAAGACTGTTGCCAGCCACTTTAAGCTCATTCACTTCCCCAGCAAGGTTGCTATGTGGACTCACACCAACCCTCTTCCCGAGTGGGCCTACAGACAGCAGGAAGTCAACGGCAACAAGCAAATCACTCCCAGCTCCAACGTGTGGATTGCTGAAGACATCCCGTCGCTGCCCGAAGACCACTCCCGTCGCCAGAAGGAGCAGCGCAAGGTTAAGTCGCTGCCGTTCCTCCGCAAGTGGTTTGAGCTGCAGAGGTCCATGTTTTACCACAACAGCAAGCTCACCAGCAGTCACCCGTACGCCAGTCAGCCTTACCACTGGCCGTTCCTTCTCCGAGGTGTGAGCTTCTGGACACAGAATGATACGCGTCAGCAAATCTACTTTGTTGGCAACCCCATTGGCTGGTGGCTTGCCAGCGGTCTTTTGGCTGTGTTTGCCGGTATTATTGGAGCAGACCAAGTCTCTCTGCGTCGAGGCATCGATGCCCTGGACCACC GCACCCGTTCCAGGTTGTACAACTCCACCGGCTTCTTCTGGCTGGCTTGGGCTACTCATTACTTCCCATTCTACCTTATGGGACGtcagctcttcctccatcACTACCTTCCCGCTCATTTGGCGTCTTGCCTGGTCACGGGATCCCTTGTCGAATTCATCTTTAACACAGATCCAGCAGATGAGGAGCCCTCTAAAGGCAAAGCTTCCGGCCCTAAGAGACATATTACAGCTCGTGAGCGATTTGCTGGCAAGAGCATGGCCGGCGCCTGGATTGCTTGTTTTGTGATTCTCGCCGTCGCGGCTGCCAGctggttcttcttcctgcCTTTGACATATGGTTACCCCGGCCTGACTGTCGACGAAGTTAACCGGAGAAAGTGGCTTGGATATGACCTTCACTTTGCCAAATAA
- a CDS encoding endoribonuclease l-PSP domain-containing protein, with protein sequence MAGQTIVYTKDAPFPLGPYSQAIKTPTAIYCSGQIPLTAEGTLIEGTIAEKTKKCCENLDAVLKEAGSSISKVVKTTIFISDMAHFAEMNGEYEKFFSHKPARSCVAVKTLPKNVDVEIEAIALP encoded by the exons ATGGCCGGCCAGACCATCGTCTACACCAAGGATGCTCCCTTCC CCCTGGGCCCTTAC TCCCAAGCCATCAAGACCCCCACGGCCATCTACTGCTCAGGCCAGATCCCTCTCACCGCCGAGGGCACCCTGATTGAGGGCACTATTGCTGAAAAGACCAAGAAGTGCTGCGAAAACCTCGATGCTGTCCTCAAGGAGGCCggctcttccatctccaaggTCGTCAAGActaccatcttcatctccgacATGGCTCACTTTGCC GAAATGAACGGAGAATACGAAAAGTTCTTCTCTCATAAGCCCGCACGAAGCTGCGTTGCTGTCAAGACGCTTCCCAAGAACGTCGACGTTGAGATCGAGGCCATTGCCCTGCCATAG
- a CDS encoding cryptococcal mannosyltransferase 1 domain-containing protein translates to MINFLDILRIHNKIVHGDREHLLRSGRGAARPRERIYIASMHWNNAKVLKEYWNDAVIQLTETFGADNVFVSVFESGSWDDSKEALRELDSELEKRNVPRRVEVSDTTHYDEISKAEKDRGEGWIDTARGKRELRRIPYLAKLRNKTIQDLVELSKKGITFDKVLFLNDVVFTVEDVLTLLDTNHGNYAAACSLDFSKPPLYYDTFALRDIEGRAHNMQTWPYFEARDSRNALVNHMDAVPVTSCWNGIVVMPAEPFVSSTKLRFRAVPDSLAAHHLEGSECCLIHADNPLSKTKGVYLNPRVRVGYNYPAYVATHPPAKSWVSSWDIFTGLWVNRIRRWTLWSFDRWVVSSRVGRWEKEKSGNREPGEFCLINEMQVLVENGWAHV, encoded by the exons ATGATCAATTTCCTCGATATACTCCGAATCCACAACAAAATCGTCCATGGTGACCGAGAACACCTCCTGCGCAGCGGCCGCGGGGCTGCGCGACCACGCGAGAGGATATACATTGCGAGCATGCACTGGAACAACGCAAAGGTGCTGAAAGAATATTGGAACGATGCGGTGATTCAGCTTACGGAGACTTTCGGCGCGGACAATGTGTTTGTGAGTGTTTTCGAGAGCGGCAGCTGGGACGATAGCAAGGAGGCGCTCCGAGAATTGGACAGCGAGCTCGAAAAGAGAAACGTGCCGAGGCGGGTCGAGGTATCGGATACGACGCACTACGATGAGATATCCAAGGCGGAGAAGGATAGAGGGGAAGGGTGGATTGACACAGCGCGGGGGAAGAGGGAACTGAGAAGGATTCCCTATCTGGCGAAGCTGAGGAATAAGACGATACAGGACCTGGTTGAGCTGAGCAAGAAGGGAATCACCTTCGACAAGGTGTTGTTTCTAAACGACGTGGTGTTTACG GTCGAGGACGTGTTGACGTTGCTGGATACCAATCACGGAAACTACGCTGCAGCCTGCTCTCTGGACTTTTCGAAGCCGCCGTTGTATTACGATACTTTTGCTCTGCGCGACATTGAGGGAAGGGCGCACAACATGCAGACTTGGCCGTACTTTGAGGCTAGGGACTCGAGAAACGCTCTGGTGAACCATATGGACGCAGTTCCCGTCACCAGCTGCTGGAATGGCATAG TTGTTATGCCTGCCGAGCCCTTTGTGTCGTCAACGAAGCTTCGCTTCCGCGCTGTCCCCGACTCCCTCGCCGCTCACCACCTCGAAGGCTCGGAATGCTGCCTCATCCACGCCGACAACCCGCTGTCCAAGACCAAAGGCGTGTATCTCAACCCGCGGGTCAGGGTCGGCTATAACTACCCTGCCTACGTTGCGACTCACCCCCCGGCCAAGTCTTGGGTGTCTAGCTGGGATATTTTCACCGGCCTGTGGGTGAATAGGATCAGGAGATGGACGCTATGGAGCTTTGACAGGTGGGTGGTGAGCTCGAGGGTGGGGCggtgggagaaggagaagagtgGGAATCGGGAGCCTGGGGAGTTTTGTTTGATTAACGAGATGCAGGTCTTGGTTGAGAATGGGTGGGCTCATGTTTGA
- a CDS encoding autophagocytosis associated protein, active-site domain-containing protein, protein MRKKWKLRLCTSLDLTYSASSGYTTYLQIIRPLEETVDPEDISLDLGGFSISDRNTDDRFLQGDDDMIDAEESDAGLIQQKARPGFGYVAYEIHLHPTYRVPCLWFSLHDLPSDEPAFNIDTVFRRLVPDSYKDGLRRGVGGIGGISADHHPITGVPSFFLHPCLLGDAISSFQCSRENYLMIWFGLVGGCVGLWVPKEMATQ, encoded by the exons ATGCGGAAGAAATGGAAGCTCAGGCTGTGCACGTCTCTGGATCTCACATATTCAGCTTCAAGTGGTTACACAACATACCTTCAGATAATCCGCCCTTTAGAAGAGACGGTGGACCCTGAAGACATATCACTCGATTTGGGCGGTTTTTCAATCTCAGATCGCAATACAGACGACAGGTTTCTTCAAGGGGATGATGACAtgattgatgctgaagagTCTGATGCG GGTCTCATACAACAGAAGGCGAGGCCGGGATTCGGCTATGTAGCATACGAGATTCACCTACACCCCACATACAGAGTTCCTTGTCTCTGGTTTAGCCTTCACGATCTCCCCTCAGACGAGCCTGCTTTCAATATCGACACCGTCTTCCGCCGCCTGGTTCCCGACAGCTATAAAGATGGTCTCCGTCGAGGAGTGGGAGGCATCGGAGGCATCTCAGCAGAC CATCACCCCATCACCGGGGtcccctctttctttctccatccGTGCCTATTAGGAGACGCTATATCCAGCTTCCAATGTTCAAGGGAGAATTATCTCATGATCTGGTTCGGCTTGGTAGGGGGGTGCGTCGGCTTGTGGGTGCCCAAGGAAATGGCCACCCAATAA
- a CDS encoding glycosyl hydrolase family 47 domain-containing protein, with protein MIRDPFGIHSKNVFKDTALRAAQNIREVATQASANALEMSFSMPKHVPDFGDPSRALEDRAWAALSRRGGPGVLKSSLFESDTLPMYKDKPYAYAPSMRLRPWWRRKKVLGTLTAAVVFLLYIMGFFSGHPEAKSSGSAFSWLRMSQDRDHVDWDERRQSVVEAFEVSWDAYERYAWGKDEFHPVSKSGRNMAKKGLGWIIIDALDTMILMNSTSRLQHAREWLSTSLTWDQDQDVNTFETTIRMLGGLLSAHYLSTEYPTLAPLAEDDEGAPGEDLYLEKARDLADRLLSAFDSDSGVPYASVNLAEYKGLPSHSDNGASSTAEATTLQLEFKYLAKLTGEKNFWDKVEKVMEVVDDNHPEDGLVPIYIYADSGEFRGSNIRLGSRGDSYYEYLIKQYLQTNKQEPIYEEMWNEALAGVRKHLVTYTEPSGFTIIAERPDGLDYPMSPKMDHLVCFMPGTIALAATGGLTEAEARKLPTWTKKQDDDMQLARELMQTCWGMYKYMKTGLAAEITYFNIPNPPLEESAPHQAPAEFDEDPHAQWRKDFVVHSNDVHNLQRPETVESLFYMWRITGDVKYREWGWDMFRSFANYTAVEDQGGFTSLLDANTIPPTVKDNMESFWLAETLKYMYLLFSPNDLLPLDKIVLNTEAHPFPRFDMGPLFSTGWKRKPPGSIARAPKTTDQRVG; from the exons ATGATCCGCGACCCGTTCGGCATACACAGCAAAAACGTATTCAAAGATACAGCGTTGCGAGCGGCGCAGAACATCCGAGAGGTAGCCACGCAGGCGAGCGCAAATGCACTAGAAATGTCTTTTTCCATGCCCAAACACGTGCCCGACTTTGGGGATCCTAGTCGAGCACTCGAAGACCGCGCCTGGGCCGCTCTGTCGCGGAGAGGCGGGCCGGGAGTTCTCAAGAGCAGTTTGTTCGAGTCGGATACGCTACCAATGTACAAAGACAAGCCGTATGCCTATGCGCCGTCAATGCGACTgcggccttggtggcggcgCAAGAAGGTGCTGGGGacgttgacggcggcggtggtgttTCTGCTATATATcatgggcttcttctcgggACATCCAGAGGCCAAGTCTTCCGGGTCGGCGTTCTCTTGGCTGCGTATGTCTCAGGACAGAGACCATGTCGACTGGGACGAGCGGCGGCAGAGCGTGGTCGAAGCCTTCGAGGTGAGCTGGGATGCCTACGAACGCTATGCATGGG GCAAGGATGAATTTCACCCGGTTTCGAAGAGTGGCAGGAATATGGCTAAGAAGGGTCTTGGATGGATCATCATAGACGCTCTGGACACGATGATACTGATGAACTCGACATCACGCCTGCAACATGCACGAGAATGGCTTTCTACATCGCTGACCTGggaccaagaccaagacgtCAATACTTTTGAGACCACCATCCGTATGCTGGGTGGGCTGCTCTCCGCCCATTATCTATCTACCGAATATCCTACCCTTGCGCCCCTGgccgaagatgacgaaggGGCCCCTGGAGAAGATTTATATCTGGAGAAAGCTAGAGATCTGGCTGACAGGCTGCTTTCTGCCTTTGACTCTGACTCTGGTGTCCCATATGCTAGCGTCAATCTGGCAGAGTACAAGGGCCTCCCGTCTCATTCCGACAACGGAGCTTCTTCCACGGCTGAGGCCACGACTCTTCAGCTAGAGTTCAAGTATCTGGCCAAGCTCACTGGCGAAAAGAATTTCTGGGACAAGGTTGAAAAGGTGATGGAGGTTGTCGATGATAACCACCCGGAAGACGGTCTCGTCCCCATCTACATTTACGCGGATTCGGGCGAATTCCGAGGCTCGAATATTCGACTGGGAAGCAGGGGTGACTCTTATTATGAGTACCTCATTAAGCAATATCTCCAGACGAACAAGCAAGAGCCCATCTATGAAGAGATGTGGAATGAAGCTCTTGCGGGCGTGCGAAAGCACCTGGTGACCTATACGGAACCTTCCGGCTTCACCATCATCGCTGAGCGTCCAGACGGCTTGGACTATCCAATGTCGCCAAAGATGGATCACTTGGTTTGCTTCATGCCAGGAACCATTGCATTGGCCGCCACCGGTGGCCTCACCGAGGCTGAGGCGCGGAAACTGCCCACCTGGACCAAGAAGCAGGACGACGACATGCAGTTGGCAAGGGAGCTCATGCAAACCTGCTGGggcatgtacaagtacatgaAGACGGGTCTGGCCGCTGAAATCACCTACTTTAACATTCCCAACCCGCCGCTGGAGGAATCGGCGCCTCACCAAGCGCCGGCCGAGTTCGACGAGGATCCGCATGCCCAGTGGCGCAAGGACTTTGTGGTGCACTCTAACGACGTGCACAACCTGCAGCGCCCAGAGACTGTCGAGAGCCTGTTCTATATGTGGAGGATAACCGGCGATGTCAAGTATCGCGAATGGGGCTGGGACATGTTTAGATCATTCGCCAACTACACCGCGGTGGAAGACCAAGGGGGCTTCACCAGCTTGCTTGATGCCAACACCATTCCGCCAACGGTCAAGGATAACATGGAAAGTTTCTGGCTG GCTGAGACActcaagtacatgtatctcCTCTTTTCGCCAAACGACTTGTTGCCACTGGACAAGATTGTGCTGAACACGGAGGCTCATCCGTTCCCCAGGTTTGACATGGGGCCTCTGTTCTCCACTGGATGGAAGCGAAAGCCTCCGGGTTCGATCGCCAGGGCGCCCAAGACGACTGACCAAAGAGTTGGATGA